In Miscanthus floridulus cultivar M001 chromosome 19, ASM1932011v1, whole genome shotgun sequence, the DNA window CGGCCGGATGGAGAGGTGATGGTGAGTCGTCGCTAGCTCCAAGAAGGCTCGAGCGGCGCACCACCGCAAATGGCGCGGCAGCAGCATTTGCAAAAATGCAGCGATGCAGGGGCAGGAGGAGCAGGGGGAGCACGAAACACGAGCGAAGCATCTCATCTGGTCTCTGGCTGCGCATGCATGCCCGGTATACCCGCCCGCCGAGAAGTTGCCAGCGCCAGCCTCAGCTCCCCCGGCCCTCGCCGCTCGCTCACACCATGGCACCATGCATCGAGCCATTAATTGTTCAACTAAACCTTGCCACTGATTACAATAACATTACTCCTACTAGCTAGGATACTCTCTCGATCGAGAGACACATGTGCGAGCTGTCTGCATCCATGCGCGCGTGCTCTAACGTTTATCATGTAGCAGCGCCAATGCGTGTCCTCCGAGCCTTGAGATCTGGACGCACGCGTAAGctgtgaaatttttgtattttggccccttttgaaaacaatttttacaAAAATACCTACGTCAAaacgttttctgaaaatagaccatttttaggcgtcttagaacatgacgccgaggtatgggggtcggcgtcgactgacacgacgccgaggtattgccacgtcacggacgaccggggtcgtcggcgacacggtggcgcgtggggtccgagacgtcggcgtcgtgtcagcaaacaccaagggcccaacctcggcgctatggggagtcacgccgagctattggcgtgcggtccaggcggcccaacaacgcttcatggcccaatagctcggcgtgcGATCATATGACGCCGAGACGCtaacctcggcgcggcccgactcaacgccgaggttcgGAGAAGCATGCATGCAGCTCGATCGGTTTCATTCCACTAGTGATGGAGAAATATGTCATGGCGCCGTCCACTAAATTTAATCTAACACCCTagttttaccgtgagatggatatataaaattgtCTTTAAATGTACCATGAGATGGACACGCTGAAATTTGTTAAGCCTggatttttaccatgacttggacattgtcaaattttatttttacCGTGGGATAGACATATGCAAAAATGGCTAAGTCTGAATTTTtgctatgacttagagactagaATTACCATGGATATGTAATTTGAATTTTTATTATGACTTGGATATGTTACAATCTGTCTAAATCTGTGATTTTACCATGAGATTGACATATGTATATTTACCACGAGATGGTCTGATTTTTTACCGTGGCTAAGTCCAAACTTGACgagacttgttttgttgtcaTATTCTCAGAGAGTACTCAAACTCGTAGTAAGGTATTAaattgagttgttatacaaatttggaagataaaatatcGCAAACATGTCAATTCACTGCTACAAAATAGCACTGTATTCAAACTTGTGGTCACTATTTGGCCATGTTAAAAACTGATTTAGGTttaggtccaaaaacaaagtttgttgtactcaactcaaactacaacttctattaaaggtcaaactttatattaaaaaaaactatAGTTTTACTGTGGTCAAAACTGCATCATGAAAAAGGGTGTTAACTAttgatccaacacttagaaacaTTTTTAGGCTCATTCATCAACATGAACCCTAGATCATTTTTTATCCTAAGTATTTCTATGTTGTTTTAAGTGCTCAAATATCAAGTCAGTGTAAAACTCTAGAGTTAGccacatttctcaatatccaagtcatggtaaaattttaaatttatcaatgtccaagtcatggtaaaattttagtctctaagtcatagcaaaaattcagacttagccatttttgcatatgtctgtcccatggtaaaaataaaatttgacaatgtccaagtcatggtaaaaatttcagcgtgtccatctcatggtaaatttaaAGACAGCCAAATTCTAAGttgtccatctcatggtaaatttagggacttagccaaaattttatatatccatctcacggtaaaactCATGGCGCCGAGACGTTACCTCGGTTTCCCGCAATCCCGCAACAGGCTAGGCAGCGGGCATGCACTACCTCCGGTAGCATCGCCTCTGCCACTCTGAATGGTCTCCCAGCACCCGTAGACGAACATGCCATATCTCCATCACTAGCGGGCATGCACTACCTCcggtttcagaatggagggaggaagaagaaggggcctctGCGCGGCCTCAAGGGACCAGACCTTGGCGTTGAGTCGGGGCGCGCCGAGGTCTGTgactcggcgttaagtgaccccgtgccgagctactgggccaccgtgatggtgccaatagctcggcgcgcaGTCCAGCCACGTCGAGGTTGGGCCCTTGGCGTttgctgacacgacgccgacgtctcggaccccacgcgccaccgtgtcgccgacgaccccggtcgtccgtgacgtggcaatacctcggcgtcgtgtcagtcgacgccgacccccatacctcggcgtcatgttctaagacgcctaaaaatggtctattttcagaaaacgttTTGACGTAGGtatttttgtaaaaaatgttttcaaaaggggccaaaatacaaaaatttcaccgCGTAAGCTAGCAAGCCAACGCAAAGCCTAGCTGCCTCTCTGCTCGCGGCCATCGCGGATCATGTCGCCATGCCATCCCTGCAACAAGTGAACACACCTCGTGTCCTGCTGCTTGCCACCCCTGCCATCCCACACAAACACCAACGACACACAGCCATGGCAGCATCGCATGTGTATGTGCATTTATGCATGTATACGTGCTCATCATCCCGTTCTTGCGCAAACACGTACTTAAGGGTCAAATATTACAGTAACATTAACAGGTAGAGTAGCTACCAACCTCGCTTTAATTTGCTGCTCGGCAACATGCACTGCACTGCACATCCTACATCTACCAGCTTGGGATAGAAAGGGGATGTGAAGGCCAATATTCTTTCACATTTATTGATCGGAGGGAGGAATTCATCAATTTGGAGGTTTATCAGACCAAGAGGCAGGCCTAAATAGGTGATTGGATTTAAAGAAGTTTAGTCTTAGCCCATTTGCTTCACAGAAAGTATAGAGGATTGCTTTCAAGAAGAAAGTTGCTTTGTAGATACATCCATGATGATTAAGGTATCATAAAACATTTTGTGGGATGGGGAAGTCTGCGTAGCCAAATGAAAGAATTGGCAAAGGTAATAAGCAGTCCCAAGGTGGTGGCTTTGTTTATAATGTTTTGAAGAAAGACTGTCGCTAAGATAAAAAGGAGGGGGGAGAGATGATCTCTTTGTCTAACTGCTCTTCTGCAATGAAAAGTCTTTCTTGACACAGATAAAGAAGAATCTTCAGAATGCCTAAATTTGCAACGGACAAAAGCGACCACCAAAGTAAATGACTTAGCACCAAGAACTTTCTTGGGTGGGGGAAAAGTTGAGATTCTGAAGAGCCGTGGCTGAGAgcgaagaagagggagaagatggATACCTAGATCATAGGAGGGGTGATGAGGCTTACTCAAAGGAATGGTGTCAGAGAGAGGGATTCTGGGCTATTCCTGGATGGCGATAGTTGTGCCTTGTGCTACAATGTGACAAACTGTGGATCATCTGATCTTTGAATGTGTCTTCTCTCATGTGGGGTGGCACCATACATACTAGATTCATGGTTGATGGCGCTACAGTTTCCGAGTTCTAGTGCTTATGTTGCCCTTCGAACTTCATCATCTGATCTTTGAATGTGCCTTCTCCCATGCGGCGTGGCACCATGCGTACTGGATTCATGGTTGATGGCGCAAGAGTTTTCGAGTTCTAGTGCTTTTGTCGCCCTTCAAACCTCCATCACCTGATCTTTGAATGTGCCTTCTCATTTGCGGTGTGGCACCATGCATACTAGATTCATGGTTAATGGCACCAAAGTTTTCGAGATCTTGTGCTTATGTCGCACTTTAAACCCCCATCATCTAATATTTGAATGTGCCTTCTCTCGTGCGGCATGGCACCATGCATACTGGATTCATGGTTGATGGTGCCAGAGTTTCTGAGTTCTTGTGCGTATGTCGCTCTTCAAACCCCCATCATTTATTCTTTGAATGTGCCTTCTTCTGTGCGACATGGCACCATGTATACTGGATTCATGGTTGATGGCGCTAGATTTTTTGAGTTCTGGTGCTTATGTCGCCCTTCAAACCTCATCATCTAATCTTTGAATGTGCCTTCTACCGTGCGACGTGGCAGGATGTATACTGGATTCATGGTTGATGGCACGAGATTTTCTGAGTTCTTGTGCTTATGTAGCACTTCAAACCTCATCATTTGATCTTTGAATGTGCCTTCTCCCATGCGGTGTGGCACCATGCATACTGGATTCATGGTTGATGGCGCTAGACTTTCCAAGTTCTGGTGCTTATGTCGCCCTTCAAGCGTCCATATTATTTGATTTTTGAATGTGCCTTCTCCCGTGTGTCGTGGTACCATGCGTACTAGATTCATATTTGATGGCACTAGAGTTTCCGAGTTCTGGTGCGCATGCCGCTCTTCAAACCCCCATCATTTGATCTTTGAATGTGCTTTCTTCCATGCGACATAGCACCATGTATACTGGATTCATGGTTGATGGCGCTAGATTTTCCGAGTTCTGGTTCTTATGCCGCCTTTCAAACCACCATCATCTGATCTTTGAATGTGTCTTCTCTTGTGTGGTGTGGCACCATGCATACTGAATTCATGGTTGATGGCGCTAGAGTTTTTCAAGTTCTGGTGCTTGTGTTACCCTCCAAACCTCCTAGCTAAAAACATTATTATGCTTTCATGCTCCTGATGTGCTAGATGTGCTTTGAAAGTGTAGGAATGAAATACTGTTCAATGGCTGCCCCCGCTTCTTAGGTCGCTAAAGGAACATAAGAGGAGGGCCTACGAGTTAGGAGGAAGTGCCACCACATGGGAACTCCAAAGAGATCCAGCGAGGTAAGGAAGCACCGCCGTGGGGTTGGAGGGAAAGAGGAAACTAGATAGTACCGTACGAAAATGCACAGAAAGATTTCATGGGGCGTACTAGCTTATTATTTTGTTccttttttcaaattatttttctggtaaacaatTATTAATCCATCATGATACTGTCTTTTTTTTTGACCGGCATCATGATACTGTCTTGGTATCTGGGTTAAACCGACCTATATATGTCAAGTTGACAAGCAGTACACTCTAGCTATCATACCAAATATTGGATCCTGCGtatcaaaagaaaaaaatattgggTCTTGCAACTCATTCTTTTGGTTTCTTTGTTCGTCCAAACTAACCCGTGACTGGACACAAGTAAATTTTGTATAATGTGTGCTTAACCTTTGCCTAGTTGATTGATTATTCGTCTGTGTATTTGTTACTTAATCTCCACCAGTTCACACGTCCTTATTCAGAAATCTGTTTTCTCAGAGAAGAGATTTTATTCAGAACTTCAGATGAGATCTCCTGCCTAAAAAATGCATAAACAAAACATGCAATTGCTCAATCAAGGCTTTAAAATATTTAACAACTGGTGTGGCCTACTGTCACTCGTTAATCTCAAGGCACAAGCTTTACAATACTGGAGTATTTAACAGCTGATTTTATTCAGACGATCTGAAATCAGGTGGAAATACGTATAGAAAACAGAGAACAGAGGCCAAGAACGATCCTGCCACCGTGGCTACTGCATCACATCACGCGCGCGTACACCCACTTGCGCGTTCAGGCTTCTCCTGCAAACCCAAAGGCGGCCACACTGTCACTGGCAATGCTAGCGCGTGAGCGTGATCGACCCAGCAGAGCAGAGCTCCATCGTTTTCAACTGCACACATGGCCCGCCCGAGCCCGCTAACCTAGACATGCCAGCCACGCACACCTCTCCACGCCGACACGAGCTACCACACCAGCTCCGCCTCCGCCTTCTTTATAAGCAAGGAACACGCACGCCGCAGACACAACCAGCGCTAGCTCCATCGGCGGAGGCATGGCGCCCAGCTTCGCCCGCTCCATCTCCTTCCCTCTGAGCCCGTCCAGGTCGTCGTCGACCAAGCCCCGCTCGgcgtcctccgccgccgccgcgtacCACGCCCGGTCCGTCAGCCTCCCGTGCCGCTCCCACCCGATCCTCGCGCACCTACACGCGCACATCAGCGCAGTGCGCGCGTGGGCGCAGTACGCGGCCACCTCCGGCGCCGCCACGGGCCTGGCGCACGTGGACGCGCTCCACGCCTCGCTCGGCGACCTCCTGGACCTCCCCGAGGCGCAGGCCGCGCTCTCCCTCTCCGCCACGGGCGACCGCCTCCTGGACGCCTTCCTCCGCCTGGCCGACGCGCACGGCAGCTTCCAGGAGGCCGTGGTGGAGCTGAAGCGGGACGTGGCGGAGGCGCTGGCCGCCGTGCGCCGCCGCGACGGCGCGCGCCTGGCCTCCGCGCTCCGGTCGCAGCGCAAGGCCGGCAAGGACCTCGCCCGCCTCGCGGCCTCCGCTGCCAGGGACGGCGCGGCCGCCGGCGGCTGCGGCAGGCCCTCACGCCTCGGCCTCGGCAGCGCGGCGGAGGTCGAGGTGGCCGCGCTGCTGGCCGAGGCCGCCGCGGCCACGGCCGCCGCGTCGGCCGCGCTGTTCGGCACCGTCGCCGCCATGTCCGCGTCGGCCTCCGCCGCCGCGTGCTCCTGCAAGAGAACTGCGGCGCTCATGTGCCTCACCAAGAAGGTgtcggaggaggagaaggagacggtGGCGCTCGTGGAGAGGCTGGAGGAGCTGGAGGAGTGCATCGACGGCCTGGAGGAGGCCGGCAGTGACAAGGTGTTCAGGACCCTCGTGCAGACCAGGGTTGCGCTGCTCAACATACACACCCACATCTTCTAGCTCCAGCTCCAGCCTCCAATCTAATTCATCTCTCCAAGCTAGTGAATTATAACAAATGCATGTGCATGCTGTTTACTTGTTGATTAGCAGTCAGAAATTAAGATGCATGAGTGTAACTGTAACTCTGTAAATACGTGAGGTTTTTGTGCAGTTACGTTTGTGTATGTTTCCTGCTGCATTGTGAAATCTTGACATGTAAATGAAGACCATGTGCAACTATGAAAATTAAGGAGCAAGACCTAATTTTTCCTTCGGATTTTGCCGAGGTTTAACAGAGTGTGGTTGGTTAGCTTGTATTTTTAGTTCGTTTTGGAGTTTGTTCAGCGCCCGCGTCTCATCTCTCTGAATCAAAAGCACACGCTCGGTGCTACATTATATGTTCTGCAGCTCCAGACTGTGCTCCTGTATCAATCCAAATTGGGAATGTTACTTACAAGGCCCATATAGAGTTGACTGATTACTTACTTTCAAGGATAATGGCCCATATACAGTTCACCGACTAATGTTTACTTTGAAGGCTCAACTACTAGGAGTCCCTTGATTGATTTTGAGTTTCACACGGGTGAGGCGAGGGGGCTAACCATGACATGGCTGAATCTCAGCACTCCAATGTCCATCTAATGGCTCAGACTAAACCACTTTAGTAGGTGAACAGTTGGTTACATCTTATGTGCTCATAAAATCCACGTTAGTGTGTGTGGACTTTTCAAAATTTAGAATTCATCTTTTGATTCAAGACATAGAAGACCATGCATTTCCAACATGTTAGAAGTCCACAACATGATAAAAATAAACAACACACTATATAAAAGGACACTGTATTGGAGTGGAAACCTTTATAGGCTGGGGGGCATATGCCCTTGTAAGTCCATATTAGTGTTGCAAGGGTCTTTACCAACATATTTAATATGTGTTTCTATATATATGTGTCGTGTATGCAAAGTAATTATTGATGGTGGTAGTTTCACAAATGCCATTAGTTCTGATATTGTGCATGCTTTATCTTTATCTACGAGGAGGCTTCCAACACCGTGTTATATGCAATGGATGAACCAAAGTGGCACACTAAAAATTACTCATAAGGCGCGAGTTAAATTTTTCATTGGAAATTATGTTGATACAGTGGACTATGATATTGCACCGGTGAGTGCATGCCATTTATTGTTGGGTCGGCCATGGCGGTTTGATCTTGATGCTACTCATGGTGGTCGTTCTAATAATTTTTCGTTTGTGCATAAGGGAATTTTATTTGTAGTATATTCGAGAAGAAccataactttgtagttgattatTTTTTCCATTTGAAATCGTTTAGGGCTCAAAAATTATGTTTTAAGATTAAAGattttaaaattcatattttttcaattttctcaaatgacctcggatggattAATGATCAAAATCAAAGCTATcgctctcgatgagatctaaaattttttagttgaaacttttttatttgaatttatttagGGCTCCAAATCTTCATTTCAAAATCTGTGGAGTAAATAGGGGGGATTGTTTCTTTTTTTAAGTCACAAGTGACTTTAGGGAGCATTGGTAAGGGGTGTATCGTTTTAGGCCTGAGGTTGTGAGTTTGATTTCTAGGTACTACGACTTGTGCATATTTATCGAATCACTAGAAATTAGGCGTGGCATCCTAGGGTGGGCCTCCCCCtataaaaagtttttttttttgctatttttaggATGATTTGCAATTTTTGAAAATCATTTACACGGGATGTTTAAGAAAACCGCCACTGTAAATTTATGATAGTGGGTCCTTAAGAAAAACGTCAGT includes these proteins:
- the LOC136525337 gene encoding uncharacterized protein; this translates as MAPSFARSISFPLSPSRSSSTKPRSASSAAAAYHARSVSLPCRSHPILAHLHAHISAVRAWAQYAATSGAATGLAHVDALHASLGDLLDLPEAQAALSLSATGDRLLDAFLRLADAHGSFQEAVVELKRDVAEALAAVRRRDGARLASALRSQRKAGKDLARLAASAARDGAAAGGCGRPSRLGLGSAAEVEVAALLAEAAAATAAASAALFGTVAAMSASASAAACSCKRTAALMCLTKKVSEEEKETVALVERLEELEECIDGLEEAGSDKVFRTLVQTRVALLNIHTHIF